A window of Halopseudomonas sabulinigri genomic DNA:
GTACCTGCGGGCGCTACACCCAAGGACGGCCCCTCTGCTGGCGTGACTATAGCGAGCGCCCTGCTCTCGCTGGCCCGTCAACAGGCACCGCGGGCCGGCCTGGCGATGACGGGTGAAATAACACTTACCGGTCACGTACTACCGGTGGGCGGTATACGCGAAAAGGTCATCGCAGCGCGCCGGCAACAGATACACGAGCTGATACTGCCGGAGGCAAATCGGGGTGATTACGATGAACTGCCGGATTACCTCAAGGCGGGCATGCAGATCCACTTTGCCCAGCATTTCCGCGACGTCGCCAAGCAGCTATTCGACTAGCCAACAGACGAGCAAAAAAAGGGCGACTTTTCAGTCGCCCTTTTTTTCGCTTGTACGACAGCAACAGCCCGTATCTCAATCGTCCCGATTACGACGATCATCTTCCGATGTCACGCTGAATCGATGATCCTCATCCAGCTCTTCGATTTCCGGGAACTCATGCAAGCTGCTCTCGAAGTCGTCATCGTCTTCCTCGGGCTCAGCTTCCGGCTTCTCGACTGATTTGCGCGCAGGTGCCGGGGTGAGACCTTCGATCAAATCCCAATCGGGGTCCAGGGTGAAATCGTTCAGGTTAAGGCGAGACTCGGCCAGGTCTTCGTCATCCGCCATGACATCTTCAACGGTATCCAGTGCAACGGCACTCGCCACACCGGTTTCCAGTTGTGGGAAGCGCGCCTTGAGCTGATCAACCCGCGCCATGTCACCGCCCAGCGACTCAATGGCGGCGGCCTGCTCGGCAAAGCCCTCAGCATCGCCCAGCTCGCCCATCACTCGCGCTTGCTTGTAGCGCAGCTCCAGACGATCCGGCTCTTCCGCAATGGCCTTGTCCAGCATGGTCCGCGCCTCAGGAAAGCGGCCGTAAGTGATGTAAAGCTCTACGCCATCCAGGTCATCCAGCGGGTCTGCCGGTGGCGCTTCTGCGGCTTGGGGCTCGACCACCCGGGCACTGCTTTGTTCACGTGGCGAAGCCATGCCAGCTGCGCCGATGACAGGTTCTGACGGTTCAGGACCACGCTCATCGCGCTTGCCGGTAGAACGCAGCTTGGAAATCAGCCAACCGAACAGGAAGGCCAGACCGGCAACCACCAGCGACCACCAGCTGAACCAGGAAGACGACTCCTGCTGCTGAGTTGCCTCCGGCGGCAGCACCTCGGCGGAGATAGCGCCGGCTGCCGGGGCATCGCTGCCTGACGCTGAGGCGTTGGCGCCGCCAGCACCGGAGCCCACGGTACCTGCAGCAGCACTGGCAATCGCCGCTTCACTTTCGGCGTCTTGCGCGGCGCGCAGGACTTCCAGCTCGGCCTGCAGACTGGCAATTTGACGATCACGGTCATCCAGCTCGCTAAGCAATGCGTTGAAGCGCCCTTCGAGTTCTGTCAGGCGACCCAGCAGCTCCGCAGCATTCGCCTGCGCAGCGGTGGCTTCACCCTCTTCAATGCGCAGACGCGCCTGTTGCTCTTGGCTAGCATCCGCCTGTGACTGGCTGGCAGCACCATCGCCAGCCTCATCGGTAGCCTCAGCTTGCGCAGCAGTAATCTCTGCCAGCTCGGCATCGGTCAACGGCATCTGAGCACTGTCGCTCGGCAGTGATTGGCTGCCGCTGGCGGTCCCAGCTGACGGAAGGCTCTCTGGCGAACTTTGCACGGCAACCGGTTCACTGGCCGCAACACCCAGTTGGTCAGCCGTTGGCAGCGTCAGGGTTTGCCCCAACTTCAGCCGGTTACGGTCGCCATTGACGAAAGCCGCAGTGTTCAGCGCATGGATAGCTGCCATGGTATCGGGGATGCTGGCGCTTTCCGCCGGGCGGGTCCGTTGGGCGATATCCCAGAGAGTGTCACCCGATACCGTGGTGTACTGCTTGGCACCGGCTTGCGGTTCAAGGGATGGGAGTGGCTGAGCTTCCGGCGCCGCTATCGGCGCGGGCGCCCGATCCGCAGACTGAACCCGAGCGGGTGGTGCCGATTGCGCCATGCTTTGCACCGGTGCCGGAGCGTTGGCGCCGTACAGCGGCGGATCCAGCAACAGGGTATATTCGCGCAGTAGTCGCCCATTGGGACGGCGCAATTCAACCAGGAAATTCAGATAGGGTTCGCGCACCGGCTGGCTGGAATCAACTTTGATCGCCAGTTTGTTGCCCTGCATCACGGGTTTGAAACGCAGATCCGTAAGAAAGTAAGGACGCTCAATGCCCGCCTCGTCAAAGGCGGCGGTATCGGCCAGCGAGACCAGCACGTCGTCGGGAGAA
This region includes:
- a CDS encoding type IV pilus assembly protein FimV; this translates as MASLYVGVTNALGLGEMQLDSALNQPLSAIIVLQGAEGLSPDDVLVSLADTAAFDEAGIERPYFLTDLRFKPVMQGNKLAIKVDSSQPVREPYLNFLVELRRPNGRLLREYTLLLDPPLYGANAPAPVQSMAQSAPPARVQSADRAPAPIAAPEAQPLPSLEPQAGAKQYTTVSGDTLWDIAQRTRPAESASIPDTMAAIHALNTAAFVNGDRNRLKLGQTLTLPTADQLGVAASEPVAVQSSPESLPSAGTASGSQSLPSDSAQMPLTDAELAEITAAQAEATDEAGDGAASQSQADASQEQQARLRIEEGEATAAQANAAELLGRLTELEGRFNALLSELDDRDRQIASLQAELEVLRAAQDAESEAAIASAAAGTVGSGAGGANASASGSDAPAAGAISAEVLPPEATQQQESSSWFSWWSLVVAGLAFLFGWLISKLRSTGKRDERGPEPSEPVIGAAGMASPREQSSARVVEPQAAEAPPADPLDDLDGVELYITYGRFPEARTMLDKAIAEEPDRLELRYKQARVMGELGDAEGFAEQAAAIESLGGDMARVDQLKARFPQLETGVASAVALDTVEDVMADDEDLAESRLNLNDFTLDPDWDLIEGLTPAPARKSVEKPEAEPEEDDDDFESSLHEFPEIEELDEDHRFSVTSEDDRRNRDD